A region of Maribacter algicola DNA encodes the following proteins:
- a CDS encoding SDR family oxidoreductase: MGTNKIAVITGGSRGLGKDMALQIAKKGLDVVITYHTNRDAAENVVAQVIKYGIKSFALQLDTSDISTFDAFYGQLEEGLKETMGSSHFDFLINNAGTGIYKPFLETTEEVFDEMMNIHLKGVYFLTQKALKYLNDGGGIINISSGLARFTFPKSSAYASMKGGVEVFTRYLAKELGDRKIRANVVAPGAVATDFGNGENKTNEQKRKMVSSVTALGRVGEPEDIGGLVAFLCTEDARWINGQRIEASGGTML; this comes from the coding sequence ATGGGTACGAATAAAATTGCAGTAATTACAGGAGGAAGTAGGGGACTGGGTAAGGATATGGCCTTGCAGATAGCTAAAAAAGGTTTGGACGTGGTGATAACCTATCATACCAATAGGGATGCTGCGGAGAACGTCGTAGCACAGGTTATAAAATATGGGATAAAATCTTTTGCCCTGCAATTGGACACAAGCGATATTTCCACTTTTGATGCCTTTTATGGCCAATTGGAAGAGGGACTTAAAGAAACTATGGGGAGCAGCCACTTCGACTTTCTCATCAACAATGCCGGAACGGGCATTTACAAACCATTTTTGGAAACCACCGAGGAAGTTTTTGACGAGATGATGAACATTCATTTAAAAGGGGTGTACTTCCTGACCCAAAAAGCCCTAAAATACTTGAACGATGGTGGAGGTATTATTAATATTTCTTCTGGATTGGCTCGATTCACCTTTCCCAAATCCTCGGCCTACGCGTCCATGAAGGGTGGTGTGGAGGTCTTTACCCGTTACCTTGCCAAGGAATTGGGCGATAGAAAAATCAGGGCCAACGTTGTGGCACCGGGTGCGGTAGCTACAGATTTTGGGAACGGTGAGAACAAGACCAACGAACAAAAACGAAAAATGGTGTCCAGTGTTACGGCATTGGGAAGAGTAGGGGAACCGGAAGATATTGGAGGATTGGTCGCTTTTTTATGTACGGAGGATGCTCGATGGATCAATGGACAACGCATTGAAGCCTCTGGTGGAACCATGCTATAA
- a CDS encoding HAEPLYID family protein, which yields MAQISNIEKDSIYIHQVEGLKEPGKVLHAEPLYIDLIRDLGARKGEKEWNLGFGLTDNLRFDSYEALIEYEWAPMDRLGLEVELPFTFYSPLNGTQRDSLPSNKLNSIKIAAQWSFFVSEPMATSMALGYINEFELSNFRNFGAPFISGNVYNPFLVIAKRWGTNIHSLIYTGPMIAQNFETQKFHTTYDINTSFHYMITGTRNFIGVEFNKTMGRSDFDMTIRPQMRLGIADNLMIGIVGGIPVSRENERLSSFLRLIWEPGHKK from the coding sequence ATGGCCCAAATTTCAAATATCGAAAAAGACAGCATATATATTCATCAAGTAGAAGGCCTAAAGGAACCCGGCAAGGTGTTGCATGCGGAACCGCTTTATATTGACCTTATCCGTGATTTGGGCGCCAGAAAAGGCGAAAAGGAATGGAACTTGGGATTTGGACTTACAGATAATTTAAGGTTCGATTCCTATGAGGCATTGATCGAGTACGAATGGGCCCCCATGGATAGGTTAGGTTTGGAAGTTGAACTACCTTTCACTTTTTATTCGCCCCTAAACGGCACTCAAAGGGATTCGTTGCCTTCCAACAAATTAAACAGTATCAAAATAGCTGCGCAATGGTCTTTTTTTGTGAGCGAACCTATGGCCACTTCTATGGCTTTGGGATACATCAATGAATTTGAACTGTCCAACTTTAGAAATTTTGGGGCGCCCTTTATTTCCGGAAATGTCTATAACCCTTTTTTGGTTATTGCAAAGCGATGGGGAACCAATATTCATTCCCTTATCTATACAGGTCCCATGATAGCGCAAAATTTTGAAACCCAAAAGTTTCACACCACGTACGACATCAATACCAGTTTTCATTATATGATAACGGGTACCCGAAATTTTATTGGAGTGGAGTTTAATAAAACCATGGGCCGAAGTGATTTTGATATGACTATACGACCTCAGATGAGATTGGGTATTGCCGATAATCTTATGATCGGTATCGTTGGTGGAATTCCTGTAAGTCGGGAAAATGAACGATTAAGCTCTTTCCTAAGACTAATTTGGGAACCAGGACACAAAAAATAA
- a CDS encoding cation diffusion facilitator family transporter, whose amino-acid sequence MTNEQSAIRTTYFSIIGNTALALVKGLAGFFGNSYALIADAIESTTDIFSSLLVLFGLTYAKRPADDNHPYGHGKIEPLVTFLVVAFLVTSATVIAYESIENIRTPHKVPKPWTLIVLGIIILWKEVSYRVVLKKSKQTHSSSLKADAWHHRSDAITSVMAFVGISIALIFGKGYETADDWAALLASGFILYNSYLIFRPALGEIMDEHRYDDILEKIKVESLKVEGIEGTEKCYIRKAGMKYHIDLHAMVKADISVREGHEIAHRLQDHLKWVIPNLEHVLIHIEPDDLE is encoded by the coding sequence ATGACCAACGAACAAAGCGCTATTCGCACCACGTATTTCAGCATCATAGGAAATACTGCCTTGGCCTTGGTAAAGGGATTGGCAGGATTTTTTGGAAACTCCTATGCCCTCATTGCGGATGCCATTGAGTCCACCACGGATATTTTTTCTTCCCTGTTGGTGTTGTTCGGCCTTACTTATGCCAAAAGGCCCGCGGATGATAACCACCCCTACGGTCATGGGAAAATTGAACCTTTGGTTACCTTTTTGGTCGTCGCTTTTTTGGTGACCTCGGCCACGGTCATCGCCTATGAGAGTATCGAGAACATTCGCACGCCCCACAAGGTCCCCAAGCCTTGGACCTTGATCGTACTGGGTATCATTATTCTCTGGAAGGAAGTGTCCTATAGGGTAGTACTCAAAAAGAGCAAACAAACACATAGTTCCTCGTTAAAGGCGGATGCCTGGCACCATAGAAGCGATGCCATTACCTCCGTTATGGCCTTTGTGGGTATTTCCATTGCCCTGATTTTTGGCAAGGGCTACGAAACCGCGGACGATTGGGCGGCCCTATTGGCTTCGGGCTTTATACTATATAATAGTTATCTGATATTTAGGCCTGCCCTTGGCGAGATCATGGACGAACACAGATATGATGATATTTTGGAAAAAATCAAAGTCGAGTCCCTGAAGGTTGAAGGTATTGAAGGAACGGAAAAGTGTTACATCCGTAAGGCCGGTATGAAGTACCATATTGATCTCCATGCGATGGTAAAGGCCGATATTTCTGTGCGGGAGGGCCATGAAATTGCCCATCGACTACAGGACCATCTCAAGTGGGTCATACCCAATCTGGAACATGTCCTTATTCATATAGAACCGGATGATTTGGAATAA